A region of Temnothorax longispinosus isolate EJ_2023e unplaced genomic scaffold, Tlon_JGU_v1 HiC_scaffold_70, whole genome shotgun sequence DNA encodes the following proteins:
- the Tan gene encoding beta-alanyl-dopamine/carcinine hydrolase, whose product MTTTETCKIKSTTKDIGRRNVVPVIHVRGTHYEIGFDIGRTFAKIIQDFVDVYPPLNEIYLPLFVTEQGKKVYNETLDAVKKQFPQYLREIEGTADGANVPFHKLFLMHLDDIISNVTGMQGNALPVGCSTIICNQSGHEILGHNEDAVSDTLNHWYLVSAHVIEAGYKEEKFTSLSYAGFLPGYTMGYNHHGLVYSINTLSAAVLQSGKTPRYFLTRALLGVENFVQAQQTLRNEGYGAAEGFSVNMTFLAQEGDRMFHNAEVGPAEVGANRSQLSILTVSPGENTSHCNKYMMLTYIAHRFTYS is encoded by the exons ATGACAACTACTGAAACGTGCAAGATTAAGTCGACGACCAAGGACATAGGTCGCAGAAATGTTGTTCCCGTAATCCACGTTCGAGGAACGCACTACGAGATCGGCTTCGACATT GGACGCACCTTCGCCAAGATAATCCAGGATTTCGTGGACGTCTATCCACCGCTGAACGAGATTTATCTGCCGCTATTCGTGACTGAGCAGGGCAAGAAGGTTTATAATGAAACCCTTGACGCGGTTAAGAAACAGTTCCCGCAGTATTTGAGGGAAATCGAGGGAACGGCGGATGGTGCGAATGTACCGTTTCACAAG TTGTTTTTGATGCATCTGGACGACATTATTTCGAACGTTACCGGAATGCAGGGAAATGCACTTCCAGTCGGTTGTTCAACCATCATATGCAACCAATCAGGACAT GAGATCTTGGGTCACAACGAGGATGCCGTCAGCGATACCTTGAACCACTGGTACCTCGTAAGTGCTCATGTAATCGAGGCGGGTTACAAGGAAGAAAAGTTCACTTCGTTGAGCTACGCTGGTTTTCTGCCGGGTTACACGATGGGCTACAATCATCACGGTCTCGTTTATAGCATCAACACCCTCAGCGCTGCGGTTCTGCAATCCGGCAAGACTC CGCGATATTTCCTGACGCGAGCTCTACTAGGCGTGGAGAACTTCGTGCAGGCGCAGCAGACGCTGAGGAACGAGGGTTACGGCGCAGCGGAGGGATTCTCGGTGAACATGACGTTCCTCGCGCAGGAAGGCGACCGGATGTTTCACAATGCCGAAGTCGGCCCGGCCGAGGTGGGCGCTAACCGATCGCAGCTCAGCATTCTGACTGTCAGTCCGGGCGAGAATACGTCGCATTGCAACAAGTACATGATGCTTACATATATTGCACATAGATTTACATATTCATAA